One Etheostoma cragini isolate CJK2018 unplaced genomic scaffold, CSU_Ecrag_1.0 ScbMSFa_1552, whole genome shotgun sequence genomic region harbors:
- the LOC117940046 gene encoding protein Hikeshi-like: MYSRGLIRPEDSSVLLPPPTPSQVGVSVEALDQLAQQIPVSSAAVSTVDSFLLFTQKMLDSLYNFAASFAVTPAQMEPRSSETFVPSGCILRWYENFQRRLSQNPNFWKT, translated from the coding sequence atgtactcaagAGGGTTAATTAGACCCGAGGACTCAAGTGtactcctccccccccccaccccctcacaGGTGGGCGTGTCGGTGGAGGCTCTGGACCAGCTGGCGCAGCAGATACCGGTCTCCAGCGCGGCCGTGTCCACCGTGGACTCCTTCCTGCTCTTCACCCAGAAGATGCTGGACAGCCTGTACAACTTCGCGGCGTCCTTCGCCGTGACGCCGGCCCAGATGGAGCCCAGGTCCTCGGAGACCTTCGTCCCCTCCGGCTGCATCCTCAGGTGGTACGAGAACTTCCAGCGCAGGCTCAGCCAGAACCCCAACTTCTGGAAGACCTGA